A part of Oncorhynchus masou masou isolate Uvic2021 chromosome 30, UVic_Omas_1.1, whole genome shotgun sequence genomic DNA contains:
- the LOC135521997 gene encoding zinc finger protein 667-like: MVAMEMAAEDIMIQETVGAEVELLEDMNKAHKQSPPEIPRFSVPRPFSMPEDSSDDDCDLSGNSISTYGMHSMELGGKCWECGVQFKSGQELIEHFESHRSKVSTSCNICQVTFSRTVSLAMHLVNAHPNSVLHCSNCQLHFSNLWDLNKHIGIHLFTELLNTPLEDISNKDLNSSEETLKGQYTLPSALAVKHEDNSNDGLNGSEETLKGHYTVPSVVALDHEDTSNDGLNCSEEALNAQCTLPSAVTLDHTYSMESNGRMTKTRHRLEEEEDVKPDPSTLTLGSSILTPSLRIHVKLERGVEVDGAPLQSDEGISDGEGSEHSEDTESAGGTDNDRLTESSGETDIDEEDIMLSEEEQEEVKSKREDRNNDIQSEKEDEDVEMLIDQEGEPSSSERESEFDPEELSDSDSRSSSTGESSGSSYTPVRTRNAKTRPSRTTQPKTKLSHVKPYYCIYCTKGPYHNMDFHVKTCNMKDFQCSLCQAVFPTEMAMLDHQIRTHSEAISGQMYTCEFCRQVFPDLAIYKNHNCPKKNTSPPYVPDPTTCIHCGTGPFTNMDVHLRGCSWKGLTCTECRVLFHNRKALQNHNVSVHGQLSTMCAVCSRGPFTDMDFHLRSCSRDWSFQCSECEVQFPSEKSLVDHNLQYHSATSKTSDQGVCVYCGRGPFTSLDIHMRTCSKQKGLKCSVCKVFFPTESVLADHMVCYHSTPYHVHSTPYQVQSIPYQVQSTDSETPEGTCLYCGRGPFTNLDIHLRTCSGKKGFKCFVCNVFFPTETALADHKVLFHSIPSETPDKGTCDHCGKGPFTNLGKHMKTCSKRKCIQCSVCKFFFPSDVLANHMISYHSTKSRVQSPVTETPDKGACVHCGRGPFTSLEHHMKYCNKQKGIQCVMCKAYFLTEGSLVDHIF; the protein is encoded by the exons ATGGTTGCTATGGAGATGGCTGCTGAAGACATAATGATTCAGGAGACCGTGGGGGCAGAGGTGGAGCTACTGGAGGATATGAACAAAGCCCACAAGCAGAGTCCACCA GAGATCCCCAGGTTTTCTGTGCCACGTCCGTTCTCTATGCCAGAGGACTCGAGCGACGATGACTGTGACCTGTCAGGGAACAGCATCTCTACTTACGGCATGCATTCCATGGAGCTGGGGGGAAAGTGCTGGGAATGTGGCGTGCAATTCAAGTCTGGCCAGGAGTTGATCGAACACTTTGAGAGCCACAGGTCCAAGGTCTCAACGTCCTGCAACATATGTCAGGTGACTTTCAGTCGCACAGTATCACTGGCTATGCACCTAGTCAACGCACACCCAAACTCAGTCCTCCATTGCAGTAACTGCCAGCTGCATTTCAGCAACTTGTGGGATCTCAACAAGCACATTGGAATACACTTGTTCACCGAGTTGTTAAATACACCCCTTGAGGACATCTCAAATAAGGACTTGAATAGCAGTGAAGAGACTTTAAAGGGACAGTATACTCTACCTTCAGCCTTGGCTGTCAAACATGAGGACAACTCAAATGATGGCTTGAATGGCAGTGAGGAAACTTTAAAGGGACATTATACTGTACCTTCAGTGGTGGCTCTTGACCATGAGGACACCTCAAATGATGGCTTAAATTGCAGTGAGGAGGCTTTAAATGCACAGTGTACTCTACCTTCAGCAGTGACCCTAGACCATACGTATAGCATGGAAAGCAATGGGAGAATGACAAAGACCAGACAtaggctggaggaggaggaagatgtcaAACCAGACCCTTCCACTCTGACCCTAGGCTCCTCCATTCTGACTCCCTCACTGAGGATCCATGTCAAACTGGAGAGAGGGGTTGAGGTTGATGGCGCCCCCCTCCAGTCGGATGAGGGTATCAGCGATGGAGAGGGGAGTGAACATAGCGAAGACACTGAGAGTGCAGGAGGAACAGACAACGACAGGTTAACAGAGAGCAGCGGAGAAACTGATATCGATGAGGAGGACATCATGCTGAGTGAAGAAGAGCAGGAGGAAGTTAAAAGCAAACGGGAGGATAGGAACAATGACATCCAGAGTGAAAAAGAGGACGAGGATGTTGAGATGCTTATTGACCAAGAGGGTGAGCCCTCCTCGTCTGAGCGGGAGTCAGAATTTGACCCAGAAGAGTTATCAGATTCTGACTCGAGGTCCAGTAGCACTGGGGAATCCAGTGGGTCTTCTTACACTCCTGTACGCACACGGAACGCCAAGACCCGGCCATCCCGGACTACGCAGCCCAAGACCAAGTTGTCCCATGTCAAGCCTTATTATTGCATCTATTGCACCAAAGGACCGTATCATAATATGGACTTTCATGTGAAGACCTGCAATATGAAGGACTTTCAATGCTCTTTATGCCAAGCCGTCTTCCCTACCGAGATGGCCATGTTGGACCATCAGATTCGGACTCACTCTGAAGCCATATCGGGCCAAATGTACACCTGTGAGTTCTGCCGTCAGGTCTTCCCCGATCTGGCCATCTACAAAAACCACAACTGTCCCAAAAAAAACACATCCCCCCCATATGTCCCTGATCCCACTACGTGTATCCATTGTGGAACAGGGCCATTCACTAATATGGACGTCCATttaagaggctgcagttggaaaGGTCTTACATGCACTGAGTGCAGGGTACTCTTCCATAATAGGAAGGCCCTGCAGAACCATAACGTTTCAGTTCACGGACAGCTTTCCACTATGTGTGCTGTTTGCAGCAGAGGGCCATTCACTGATATGGACTTCCATTTGAGGAGCTGCTCTAGGGATTGGTCCTTCCAATGCTCTGAGTGCGAAGTCCAATTTCCTTCTGAGAAATCCCTGGTGGACCATAATCTTCAATATCACAGTGCCACATCAAAGACCTCTGACCAAGGTGTCTGTGTTTATTGCGGCAGGGGACCATTCACTAGTCTGGACATCCACATGAGGACCTGCTCTAAGCAGAAGGGCTTAAAATGCTCTGTGTGCAAAGTTTTTTTTCCTACTGAATCGGTCCTGGCTGATCATATGGTTTGCTATCATAGCACCCCATACCATGTCCATAGCACCCCATACCAAGTCCAGAGCATCCCATACCAAGTCCAGAGCACAGACTCAGAGACCCCTGAAGGTACCTGTCTCTATTGTGGCAGAGGTCCATTCACTAATCTGGATATCCACTTGAGGACCTGCTCTGGGAAGAAGGGCTTCAAATGCTTTGTTTGCAACGTTTTCTTTCCTACAGAGACAGCCCTGGCCGACCATAAGGTTCTCTTTCACAGTATCCCATCAGAGACCCCTGACAAAGGTACCTGTGACCATTGTGGCAAGGGACCATTCACTAATCTGGGCAAGCACATGAAGACCTGCTCTAAGAGGAAGTGCATCCAATGTTCTGTGTGCAAGTTTTTCTTTCCTAGTGATGTTCTGGCCAACCATATGATTTCCTATCACAGTACCAAATCCCGAGTTCAGAGCCCAGTCACAGAGACGCCTGACAAAGGTGCCTGTGTCCATTGCGGCAGAGGGCCCTTCACTAGTCTGGAACATCACATGAAGTACTGCAATAAGCAGAAGGGCATCCAATGTGTTATGTGTAAAGCTTACTTTCTTACTGAGGGCAGTCTGGTGGACCATATTTTTTAG
- the LOC135522002 gene encoding nonsense-mediated mRNA decay factor SMG9, translating into MSESGHSQPGMYGQGRRRRRRRDRDVGPPGQNLSGPSRDREYVPRERRDGSEEPPGPLLQKTPIILAKPPGERSKPSQSVPTSGGQALEKPIMLIKSREDGGKPGTPPEVASPASGSGASKLEREGQRPTQPVYQIQNRGMGAAASSGAVDPVIGQTKLVPPEKMKHSIKLVDDQMNWCDSAMEYLRDQTDMLVVGVIGLQGTGKSTIMSLLSANAPEEDQRGYVFRAQTQEIKERGGNQSTGIDFYITQERVIFLDTQPILSPSILDHLINNDRKLPPEYNLPHTYVEMQSLQITAFLFTVCHVVIVIQDWFTDINLYRFLQTAEMLKPSTPSASHDSTGSSGNEEGSEYYPHIVFLQNKSSRDEFCPRNLKKMHMAVDKLMAHSHLKYKGTLSMLDCNIFPGLDRDYLETEVNMFLLPLMENEGEDALTKAGSGSAPLFSLLPGYRGHPTFSSQVSKLRSQILAMSRCQLSHTILTEKNWFHYAARIWDGVKKSSALSEYSRLQA; encoded by the exons ATGTCAGAATCTGGCCACAGTCAACCTGGCATGTACGGACAGGGAAGAAGGAGAAGGCGACGCCGAGATAGGGATGTGGGTCCCCCGGGGCAAAACCTCTCTGGTCCCAGTCGAGATCGGGAATATGTCCCCAGAGAACGCAGG GATGGCAGTGAGGAGCCTCCAGGACCACTCCTTCAGAAGACCCCCATCATCCTGGCCAAACCCCCTGGAGAACGG TCCAAGCCTTCCCAGAGTGTACCCACCAGTGGAGGCCAGGCCCTGGAGAAGCCCATCATGCTCATCAAGTCCAGGGAGGACGGGGGGAAACCAGGGACCCCTCCTGAAGTGGCTTCTCCGGCCTCTGGCTCTGGGGCCTCAAAGCTAGAGAGGGAGGGCCAGCGCCCTACCCAACCTGTCTACCAGATCCAAAACAGAGGCATGGGAGCAGCTGCTTCCAGCGGTGCTGTCGACC CTGTGATTGGCCAGACCAAGCTCGTCCCCCCTGAGAAGATGAAGCACAGCATCAAGCTGGTGGATGATCAGATGAACTGGTGTGACAGCGCCATGGAG TACCTAAGGGACCAGACAGACATGTTGGTAGTGGGAGTCATTGGCCTGCAGGGAACAGGGAAATCCACCATTATGTCTCTATTGTCTGCCAACGCACCTGAAGAAGACCAAAG gggcTATGTGTTCAGGGCTCAGACTCAGGAGatcaaagagagaggagggaaccagAGCACTGGTATTGACTTCTACATTACCCAGGAAAGAGTCATCTTCTTAGACACACAG CCCATTCTCAGCCCCTCCATTTTGGATCACCTCATCAACAACGACCGCAAGCTGCCTCCAGAGTACAACCTCCCTCACACCTATGTGGAGATGCAG TCTCTTCAGATCACTGCCTTCCTGTTCACAGTGTGCCACGTGGTCATTGTGATTCAAGACTGGTTCACTGACATCAACCTCTACAG GTTCCTCCAGACAGCAGAGATGTTAAAGCCCTCCACCCCCTCAGCCAGCCATGACAGCACTGGTTCTTCTGGCAACGAAGAGGGATCAGAGTACTACCCTCACATAG TGTTCCTGCAGAACAAATCTAGTCGGGATGAGTTCTGTCCCAGAAACCTGAAGAAGATGCATATGGCAGTGGACAAGCTGATGGCCCACTCCCATCTGAAATACAAAG GCACTTTGTCCATGCTGGACTGTAATATTTTCCCTGGCCTGGACCGCGACTACCTGGAAACAGAGGTCAACATGTTCCTGCTGCCCCTCATGGAGAATGAGGGGGAGGACGCTCTAACCAAAGCAG GGTCTGGGTccgcccctctcttctctctcctcccggGCTACAGAGGACACCCTACcttctcctctcaggtctccaagcTCCGCAGCCAAATCCTGGCCATGTCCCGCTGTCAGCTGTCACACACCATCCTCACAGAGAAGAACTG GTTTCACTATGCAGCTCGCATCTGGGACGGGGTGAAGAAGTCCTCAGCCCTGTCCGAATACAGCCGTCTACAGGCTTAG